TTGCGCTCGTGACGCTGATGCGCCAGCGACCGAGATTGAAGTTTTGGTTGTCGTCCGAGTTATCACCACCGTGGTTTTGCTGGAGTTGAAAGTTGAGCACAACTCCGTTGGTAAACACGATTGGCTTTTCAGCAACGAACACCGCCTTGCGCGGAACATTGCGGCGACCGGGACCGGCATCAATGCCCCAAGCGGTCTCGGCTTTGCCATCGATGGCGAATTCGACCGGGCCGTAACTTCGCTTGTCACCGCCGTTGCGTTTCCGGTTTTCCGATTGGAACTCGGGTTCAAGGACCCTTTCCGCATTCGCGAAATCAGCGGTCGCGTCCACGAATTTGACTTCGACTTTGTTGGTTGGATTCAGCAAGTCTGCGGCTTCGACCTTGAACTCACTCAAGGCCGACATGCCTCTGACGGAGCGGCCAGGCCCGCCGCAGGGCAGGTTGGGATCGGGAAGTTGTTCAACGCGGAAAGCGCCGATGGAAGGGAGATTGTTCGTGCCGCGAAAATGCGCCGTCCAGGTGGTTGGCGCATAGCTGGCCGCGCGGATCGAGCCGTCGGCGTAATAATAAAAGCGCTCGCCGTTATCGCCTGTGTTGCGAGACTCCACCACCACCCATTCCGGCTGATTGTTTTTAACCGAATCCTCCCACTGGTTCATCTTTTCCTGCCAATCCGGCATCGTGTGGCGCAAGCCGGCTTCGAGATCGCGCATCTGGCGCGAAAGATTTGCGACGAGCATCTGCTCCTGGGTCGAATAGGCGATCATCGACGCTTCATGATCGTTATTCAGAAAAGCGAAGAGCCGGTAATAGTCCTCCTGCTTGATCGGGTCGAACTTGTGGTTGTGGCATTGGGCGCATTGAATCGTGAGACCGAGCACGCTCTTGCCGATACAGTCGATGCGGTCGAATAATCCTTCCATGCGAAACTGTTCGGGATCAACGCCACCTTCCTCGTTCAACATCGCATTGCGAAGAAAACCGGTGGCGGCAAGGTCATCCTGCTTCGGGTCGGGCAACTGATCGCCGGCGATTTGCTCGATGATGAAACGGTCGTAGGGCAGGTCGTCGTTGAGCGCCTTGATGACCCAATCGCGATAGGCCCAGATGAAACGCGGCTTGTCCTTCTCGAAACCGTCTGAGTCCGCGTAACGCGCGGCGTCGAGCCAGTGGCGGCCCCAGCGCTCGCCGTAATGCGGGGACTTCAGCAGGCGTTCGACCTGTTTGTCATAAGCATCGGGTGATTTGTCGGCGAGGAAAGCGTCCAACTCGGCAATCGTTGGCGGCAAGCCGATGAGATCGAGCGAGAGACGGCGGAGTAAAGTCGCCTTGTCCGCCTCCGGCGACGGCTTGAGTTTTTCCTTTTCCAATCGGCCTAGGATGAAATTGTCGATCGGTGTGCTCGCCCAGTGGTTGCCTCGAAGTTTGGGGACGGCAGGACGAGTGGGTGGTTTGAAAGCCCAATGATTGTGCCAGTTGGTATCCGCCGCACGAAGCGGAAGGCATGTCAGAATCAATCCGGTTGCAGCCAGACAGAGTCGCAGCGACCAGCTTTTGAATGAGATAAAGCGCATGACTTGTTCGAGTTAATATCCCAGTTTATCCGAATTTGCTTCCAGAAACAGGGAATACTCCCGTTCCTATGGGATATAAATCCGGTGTCTTGTATTTTTTTGAGTCTATCGCTTCTTGTGTATCCGGTAGGAATGCTATGTATCGGTTGTCGTTAGATTTTTCAGGGGGTTGGAAAGATTCTAAATACTTTGGGAAATTGGTATAAGCATACTGTCCAATAGGCTTCCAAAAGGAGTAAACTCCATAGACCGCCGGAGGAACAATCAGAATAGCTAAAACAATTCCCTGCCAACTTTTCCACATCCATCCTTGTAAACCAAAAACCTCACCAATTTTAATTAAGAAACCTTTCTCCCCAATTTCTTTTTCGGATGGAGGCGTGTCTAAAATCGGAATGTCCGAAGGAAGATTGTATTGCTTTCGGATTTCGTCGTCTGTGGGTCGTGGCATAAAATTATAGTTTGATGTAGTTGCCAACGATCCAGCTAATTTGGATAAATATGATGTAGGAAAAAATATGGATTTTCGGTAGTTCGCAGTTGAAATAACATCTGTAGAGGGACTTCTTCCTTTGTTAATTCGTCAAGGATTTTGTAATTGTCATAAAACCAAACCTCTACGGCTACCGTGCCAAGCAGGTGTGAACGCCTAAGTTTTGGGGCACCCAAAATCTCCAATACCTTATCTTGTCTTGTCGCCACCGAGTTTCTATCCCAATTATCACCTTTCTTTAGGAATATTGTGTCTGCTGGCCAAAGTAGGGCGCACCATTCGTCATAAGTGAGAGATTTAGTTGTTTCAAGTTTTTTTGAAAGGATCTCCCTGAATTGTCCATACTTTTCACGATAAGCGTCTGCCTCTTCCTTGATTTCCTTATTTTTCTGCTCCTCGCGTCTTTCCGATTCTTCACGCTCAGCTTGCCGGCTGGATGCTGACTGGATTCGATTCCCGTATTCGTCATAACCACGACCTAGCGGACCACTGGCGCAGCCGGACATAACAATTGTAACTACGATGATGAAGATCATGGAGATGGTTTTCATAGTTTTAAGCGTAATATATTTATGTGAAAAAGAAAACACCTACCTCTCGCGCTCTAAAATTGGCGCGAAACGCTTCGCATTCTCTTTCTCCGTCTGTGCACTCTCTAACCGACTCTCTGAATCACTTGTCAAGTGATTCCTCTGCTGCCCTGTCAAATCTGGCAGATGGTCGACCACTAACACCAAAAAAGCAGCGGATTGCGATAAAAGACTTAATCAATTGGCACAAGAAACCATCTAGCAAATTTTTCTATTTCTGTTGGTGACAATTGTCATAAAACTCCGCCACAAAGGACTCACAATAGGATCTCGCCTGCAAAATAAATGTCGTGAACATCGCAGAGGTAATCTCGATGGAGTCGCCATCCTTGAACCATTTCAGTATCTTCGCGCGTCGCTCGTAGTGTGTGTCTGCCCTGGCCTTATTGTGCAGAATGCAGTCGCGAATCTTGCAGACCTCGCCCCAGAAGTCAGACTCAATCAACTCTTTCTTATCCTTTGGGGGACGGCCAAGAATGGCTTCCGTAATGTCCGGCCGCCACGTGTGCTCCCAATACGCATTTAAGGCAATCAGGAGTGAACTGGTCAATGTTCGCAGGTGGGGCGAGTCCGATTTGGCGTCTGCGTGAAACGACTTGAGCGTGCCATGTCCGGAGGCGAGAGTAGAACCCTCGGCAGCGTGATACGTAACGAGTACTTGTGAGACAACGCTGTAGTGGCGCTCCGCCTCTTCTGCCGAAAACATCTCCGAGAGCTGTGCGAGTAACGATTGACGTTCGCTTTCCCAGTGATTGCGAAGAAGGGAAAAGCCATGCCAAGTCTGAGCGAACAAAAGTGCTACGTCATTGATGCTCCGCCGCATATGATCCTGTATCTCAAGCAAGCGCTCTTGCCTGGGCGTAAACTCATACTTGGAGAACTGGGAGGCGAAATCAGACATACGCGAGAACGCCTAACGCTAACGCTCAACGACAGCCGGTGAGCGCCGTGAGACTTCAACCGTTGCGTCCAAACTAAAGAGGGAAACGATTTCCATGATACTTTCTGGTTATGAGCAGAGACTACGCTCATTGATGCCGAGGGTCAATCCTCCAAATTATTAGGCTGGTTAGTTTGATTGCTCTGTTCGATCAACTGATCACTTTCTCTTCCCCTTGCGTGAAAAAGTTTCAAAACGTTCAAATCCGACCGGCACCAACCTTGAGGGAGGTCTGAGATTTGGCGCCAATCAGCAAGCCGCCGTCGCACACGATGGTTTGGCCCGTGACCAGATCGGAGCCGGAGATGAGTCCGAGAATGACGGCCGCGACATCCTCCGGCTGACAAACCTTGCCCAGCGCTCCACGGCGCTCGTAAGCCAGTTTGATCTTTTCATAATCCGCGCCGAGTCCTTTTTGCAACCAGTCACCGGCAATGAATCCCGGCGCAACGGCATTGACGCGGATTTGCGGGCCAAGCGCGCGCGCCAGTGACATGGTCAGGTTGATCAATGCCGCCTTGGAAGCGCAGTACGGAATGCAACTGCCATTGGCATTGATTCCAGCCACACTGGCGACATTGACGATCGCTCCCTCGCCGGAAGCCGCCAGGAAAGGGCGCGCCGCGCGAATGCATTGGAACGGGCCTTTCAAATTGACCGCGAGGATGCGGTCCCAAAGTTCGTCGGTCACCGCGTCGAGGTCGTCGTGCGCGATGAAATCCGTGGTGCCGGCGTTGTTCAACAGAATGTCGAGCCGACCAAACTCTTTGCCCGCCGCCGCCATCATCGACCGGCAAGCGCCGTCGTCCGACACGTCCGCCTGAACTAAAAAAGCCTTCACGCCCAGTTGACGCACGGCGTCCGCGGTCTGTTCCGCCTCAGCACGGGAACGGCTGTAATTGATCGCCACCGCGCAACCGCCTCTGGCCAACGCCAGCGCCGTTGCCCGCCCCACACCACGACTCGCTCCCGTGACCACCGCCGCTTTTCCTTGAATGTTCATATCGCTCCGTTGGTTTCGTTTCGTGATCAGTATCCGAGGTAAATGCAAAAGTTAAAAACTTAAACTGGCCCACTGCACCCGCGCCGTCGCTCGTTTATCTGCACAGCTAAAGATTTCGGCCAAGGCCAGAACGCCAACGAAGATGATAACAGGACTGGTCATGGTAGTGCCACTGAACGACGGCGAAGAAGCGCGAGCGTTGTTTCAATCGCCCGTTCGAACTGTTGAGCTTGCGTTCGGGAGCGGACTATTTGTTCGCCACACGACGGAAAAGAATCCGGCGCGAGTCGAGATTGACCGCCTCCCATCCTTCCTTGGCCATTTTGTTGCTGGCGACCGAGAGGCAAAACTCCTCCCCTTGAGCGTCGTTTGGAATGTTGGTCCCTTCTTTGGAAAGCCGGACGAGTTCAAACTTGTCTGGCAGGTTGTAATAGATCCGGTCGGGGCCGTCCCATTTCACCACTGCGTATTCGTACTTGGGAGCGATCGATTTTTCTTGTGCGTGCAGCAGCCGGGCGGTGGCGAGAAACCCGGCGATCGCGATAAACATTCCGATGAGTATTGTTTTTTTCATATTGGTAGCAGGATAACAACGGTTTGGTGAACTCAATGGTCATATTGAGAAGATTGGAATCCAGCGTCAAGCCGCGGTTCCGACGGGAGTCAGAGATGATTTTAGGCTCGATCCCTTCTTTACACCGGGAGAGACGAGAACTAAAGTTTCGACATGGCTTCCGACTTTGACGGCACGGAGTTCATCGACAGCGATTTGCAGGCGGCGCGCAAATCGGCGTTCGGCGCGGCTTCCGGTTCACCTTTTGCCGCGTCTGGCCGCGCTCCGACGCGTGAGGAAGTCGATTCCAGGGTCGGCGAGACGCAACAAAAACTGGCCGAATTGAAACGCGCACAGGAGGAACTGGAACGGGAACGCGCCGGCCTCGAAGAAACCCGCCGTCGCCAGATGGAATTTCAAACCGGTCGCCAGGAGATGGTTCAGAACCTGACGCGCGGCCTGGGTCTGCTGGAGGAAGCCGAGTTCAACGCGCGCCGCGACGCCGAGCAGATGGCGAAATCGCTCGTCGATATGCGCGACGCCTTGTCCAAGATCGAAGCCATCCACGAGGAATTGTGGACCAAAGAAAACTTCAACGTCGAACTGACCCGCGCATTGACGATCATCGAGAATGCGCGGATGGAATGGAACACGGCGCGGCTGAAATTCACGGTGCTTTCCAACACGCCCAAGGAAGGCGGCGCGCCTGCAATCGACCGAGACGCTCCAGCTCAATCGCCATTGGCCGCCCGCAGTTTTTGGGAACTGTGCAAGCTGGGACTGGCCTTGACGTGGCCGCTGGCAGCCATCGGCCTGATCGGGTTGGGGATATTGCTGGTCGTTTTGTTGAACCGATGATTTTGTTTCGCCATGGGATGGTTTAAAAAAAACGCTGATCCCATTTCCGAACGCGCCCGTGCGCTCACCGCCGAGATCGCGGCTCTGGAAGACCAGATCAACAAACTCAGCACGCAGATGGAGCAGAGTCA
The sequence above is drawn from the Verrucomicrobiota bacterium genome and encodes:
- a CDS encoding DUF1549 domain-containing protein, which translates into the protein MRFISFKSWSLRLCLAATGLILTCLPLRAADTNWHNHWAFKPPTRPAVPKLRGNHWASTPIDNFILGRLEKEKLKPSPEADKATLLRRLSLDLIGLPPTIAELDAFLADKSPDAYDKQVERLLKSPHYGERWGRHWLDAARYADSDGFEKDKPRFIWAYRDWVIKALNDDLPYDRFIIEQIAGDQLPDPKQDDLAATGFLRNAMLNEEGGVDPEQFRMEGLFDRIDCIGKSVLGLTIQCAQCHNHKFDPIKQEDYYRLFAFLNNDHEASMIAYSTQEQMLVANLSRQMRDLEAGLRHTMPDWQEKMNQWEDSVKNNQPEWVVVESRNTGDNGERFYYYADGSIRAASYAPTTWTAHFRGTNNLPSIGAFRVEQLPDPNLPCGGPGRSVRGMSALSEFKVEAADLLNPTNKVEVKFVDATADFANAERVLEPEFQSENRKRNGGDKRSYGPVEFAIDGKAETAWGIDAGPGRRNVPRKAVFVAEKPIVFTNGVVLNFQLQQNHGGDNSDDNQNFNLGRWRISVTSATNVVADPVPAGVREIFKLPRDQRTPAQIAAVFSYWRLTVPAFNETNKKIEALWKQWPEGTPTLTLMTRKGQGPIDEKRTTHMLKRGDWLKPGDEVTFGVPSFLHPLPPNADGSRLTFAKWLVDKKSPTTARAFVNRVWQAYFGIGLVDTPEDFGMRCEKPSHPELLDWLACEFMDSGWSVKKLHRLIVESAAYRQSSRVTPELYKNDPYNRLVARGPRFRVEGEIVRDIALAASGLLNPEMGGRSIYPPAPQFLFERPASYGPKVWNVETGAARYRRSLYIFKFRTSPYPMLQTFDAPNGDFSCVRRMRSNTPLQALVSLNETEFVECAQALARKALAEGGKTDALRIDYAFRRALSRQPTEDERKELLTLLEKEKKRIAEGWVSPLELATGKNEKPADLPAGATPTQLAAYTVVSRVLLNLDETITKE
- a CDS encoding glucose 1-dehydrogenase, encoding MNIQGKAAVVTGASRGVGRATALALARGGCAVAINYSRSRAEAEQTADAVRQLGVKAFLVQADVSDDGACRSMMAAAGKEFGRLDILLNNAGTTDFIAHDDLDAVTDELWDRILAVNLKGPFQCIRAARPFLAASGEGAIVNVASVAGINANGSCIPYCASKAALINLTMSLARALGPQIRVNAVAPGFIAGDWLQKGLGADYEKIKLAYERRGALGKVCQPEDVAAVILGLISGSDLVTGQTIVCDGGLLIGAKSQTSLKVGAGRI